The following DNA comes from Deinococcus sp. NW-56.
GGCGTTGGCGACCCCGTGGGTCTGGTAGATCTTGCCCGCGTAGCCCCGGTCGTTCAGGGTCTTTTGCGGCAGCACGGCGGGCACGCCGGAGGCCCCGACGAGCACGGCGTCGGGTCGCGCAGCCACGATCTTGAGAATCTGGCCGGTAACGCTGGTATCGGCGCGGTTGTACTTCTCGACCGCGACCACCCGGATATTCCGGGCCGCTGCCGCCCGCTGCAGCTCGGACAGCCAGCCCTCGCCGTAGGCGTCGTTGAAGCCGATGTAGCCCACCGTCTTGACCCGGTTCTGCGCCATGTGGGCCACGATCGCGTTCGCCATGATCGCGTCGGTCTGCGGGGTCTTGAACACCCAGCGCCGCCGCGCGTCCACCGGCTTGATGATCGTCTCGGACGCGGCGAGGCTGATCATGGGCACCTTCGCCTCGGCCACCACGTCGATCATGGCGAGGCTGGCGGGCGTGGTCGTCGTGCCGATAATCACGTCCACCTTGTTGTCCTGAATCAGCTTGCGGGTGGCGGTCACGGCAGCGGTCGTGTCGGACGCGTCGTCGAGGACCGTGTAGGTCACCTTCTGCCCGCCGATGGTCTGGGGAAGCAGGGCGACCGTGTTCTTCTCCGGAATGCCCAGGCTGGCCGCTGGTCCGGTCGAGGACACGACCACACCCACCCGAATCTGGGCAGCGGCAAGGGACGACGAAGCGAGCAAGGCGGCGGTCACGAGCAGACGGGTGGTGCGGCGCGGGTGCTTCATGGGTAAACCTCCACGGCGAGGGGGCAGCCCGGCGGAACCGGGCAGAAGATGAACTGGGGGTTGGTTCATGAAGCTTAGCAGAAGGGCAGGCCCCTAGCGGTGAGCGGCAGAACCCTTTTCCTCGGCTTCAAACGCGAGGTACAGCCGGGCCAGCACCGAGGGGTCACGCAGGGAGCCGCCCAGCACCTCCTCCGCGCGGCGCAGGCGGTACCGCAGGGTGTTGACATGCACGTGCAACCGAGCGGCGAGGTCGGGCAGCGGCCCCGAGTGGGCGAGGTAGGCCCGCAGGGTGGCCTCGATGCGGCCCCCGTCCTCCAGCGCGGCCAGCCGCGACCGCACCTGCCCCCGCAACGGGGCGAAGGAACCGTCCGCGAGCAGGGCATAGAGGGGGTCCATCGCGTGATAGGTCGTGGACCCCCGCGCCTGCCGGGTGGCGGCGAGGGCGTGCCTCGCTTCGCCCTCGGCGGTGCGGGCATGCCGGGGACCGGGGTGCGGGGCGCTGACTCCCAGGCGCACGTCCTGCGCGGTGCTCGCCAGCAGCGCGGCGTGGAGGTCCCGCGCCTCCCGCGCCAGGTCGAGGGTCGGCCACAGCCACACCGCCCGGTCCCCCCGCACAGTGGAATGGGCAGGCAGGCCGCGTTCCAGGAAGTAGCCCTCCCCCACCGCCGCGAGCACGTCGAGGGCGTGGGCATGGGCCGTCCGGGCGGCTGAACCGGGCGCGGGAGGCCGGGCGAAGGCCGCCACCGCCACAGCGATGGGTTCGGCATCCGGGAGGCTGGCCTCTGGAACGGTGCCCGACAGCAGGGCGTCCAGCGTCCTCTCCCCCACCCGCCGCCGCGCCGCGCCCGCCGCCGCCGCCTGAAGCCTCGCCAGCAGCGCATATTCCACCGCCACAGGAAGCAGGGCGGCCCACTCCGGCGGCACCGCCAGGGTGAGGCTGCCGACATGCCGCTCGCCGCTCGCGTCCCCGTAGCTCAGGCGGCGGGTGACCTCCGGCCCGGCAGCTTCTCCCGCCACCGCCACCACGTCTCCCCAACTCGCGCGAATCTCGGCCCGCCCCCCCGTCAGCCGCGCCAGCCGCGTCACCAGTTCGCGTTCGGGTTGTGGTCCGGTGACGGCTTCTCGCAAGGAGGCCAGCAAAGTGGCCACACCCGACAGCGCGAGCAGCTCGGGCGAAGAGGGCGAGGTGTCCCGCATTTGTTCCAACCTACAACAGGGTGGGGGGAGATTCACGCACCCTACAAGGGAAAGGGTGAGGAGCCGGGCCGTATGCTGGAAGGCAGACCCCCTCGTTTTCTCACCTACGAACGGAGACCCACCTTGAAATACGCCCGCTTTATCGCCGGGGGCCGCGCCCTGAACGGTCACCTGCACGACGGCCACCTCATTGACGCCGCAGGCGTCGCCCACGATCCGGACAGGGTGCAGTTCCGCCTGCCCGTGGACCCCCCCAAGGTGATTGCCCTCGCCCTGAACTACAACGACCACGCGGGCGAACTCGGGCTGACGCAGCCCAGCGAACCGGCCCTCTTCTGGAAGCCGAACACCACCCTGCTGCCGCACCGGGGCACCGTGATCTACCCGCGCGGCGCGGAGTTCATGCACTACGAGGTCGAACTCGGTGTGATCCTCGGCCGCGACGCCCGCCGGGTGAAGGCGAAGGACGCGATGGACTACGTCGGCGGCTACACCATCGGCAACGACCTCGTGGTGCGCGACTACGTGACGAACACCTTCCGTCCGCCCCTGCGCGGCAAGGGCTGGGACACCTTTGGCCCGCTGGGACCGTACTACGTGACGGCCGATGAGATCGCGGACCCGCATAACCTCGCCCTCACCGCGCACGTCAACGGCGAGCTGCGGCAGCAGGGCAGCACCCGCGACATGATCTTCTCGATTCCCGAACTGATCGAGCACATCAGCCGCTTCATGACCCTCCAGAAGGACGACGTGATCCTGACGGGCACCCCGAAGGGCATCTCGCACGTTCACCCCGGCGACGTGATGCGGCTGGAGGTCGAGGGACTGGGCGTGCTGGAAAACGACATTCAGGAGGAGGACGAGGGCGCTGAACCCATCAAGGGCAAGGAAGCGAAGGAAGGCGAGTGGGACGGGCGGTGAGCCGGACTGGGGCGACCCTGACAGCCCTGGCGCTCGCCGGGGCCGCCTTCGCGGCGTCGCCACGCTTCGAGATGCGCTCCTTCGTGAACGTGGAGGGCCGGGTCGGTGCCGTTCAGCCCGCCTTCGCCTGGTGCGACGCCCCGGACCGGGTGCTGGCCGTCACCCAGCCCGCCCACGACCCCCGAACCACCGCCCAACCCGTCACCCTTCACCGCTGGCTCAAGCGCCCACAAATGGAGTCGGACGCGGGGAAGCTGACGGCCCCCTTCCTGCTCGGGCCGAGTGAGGGGGCCGCCGGGAGCATCTATACCCGCCTCTCCTTTCCGGATGGTTCGGGAACGAACGCCAACTTCTTCATCCGCACCAGCAACGTAGAGAACGTCCTCGACCCGGCCTACCGCCTGAGCCGCGTGAACGAGTTCCGCACGCCGGAAGGCTCCTTTCCCTGTCGTTACCAACCCCAGGCCGTGTTCATGGGCGCGACGGCCAAGCGCACGGTGATCGTCTGGGACAACGGCAGGACGGCCACCTACGCCACGCGCAATTTCGACGGGACGCCGGGGGTGTACGTGACGGGCGGGAAGGTCAGTGCCGACGACATCGGGCCGGAGTACACCTTCCGCAACGGAAGCTACACCTACCTCGTGAAGTTCCATCCCTACGCCGCCTTCGTGCGGGTGCAGCGGGGCGGACGCACCCTGCGGACCGAGACCTTCCTCGCCTACTCCTACAGCCAACCCGTTCAGGAGCAACCATGACCCAGACCCCTCCCCCAGCGGCACAGCACCCCAACCACGATCTCGCCCGTGAACTGCGTGAAAGCAAGCTCAGCGGCGGCCTGCACCACTTCATCGGCGGCGAGTGGGTGGACTCTAAAAGCGGCGAAACTTTCCAGACCCACACGCCCACCAACAACTCCGCGCTGGCGACCGTGGCGAGCGGCGACGCGACCGACATCGACCGCGCCGCCCGCGCCGCCCACGACGCCTTCCAGACGTGGCGTGAGGTGAGCGGGGCCGAGCGCCGCAAAATCCTGCACAAGATCGCCGACCTGATCGAAAAGCGGTCGCAGGAAATCGCCGTGCTGGAGAGCGTGGACACCGGGCAGGCCATCCGCTTCATGAAATCGGCGGCGGCGCGTGGGGCGGAGAACTTCCGCTTCTACGCCGACCGTGCTCCCGGTGCTCAGGACGGGGAGAGCCTGCCCGCCCCCGGCTTCCTGAACTACTCCATCCGGCAGCCCATCGGCCCGGTGGGAGTGATCACGCCCTGGAACACGCCCTTCATGCTGAGCACCTGGAAGATCGCCCCGGCGCTGGCCGCGGGCTGCACGGTCGTCCACAAGCCCGCCGAATGGAGCCCGGTCACGGCGACCCTGCTCGCCGAGATCATGGACGAGGCGGGGTTGCCGAAGGGCGTCCACAACCTCGTCCACGGCTTCGGGGAGAGCGCGGGCAAAGCGCTGACCGAGCACCCGCTGATCAAGGCGGTCGCCTTCGTCGGCGAGACGGTCACGGGCAGCCACATCATGCGGCAGGGGGCCGACACCCTGAAGCGCGTGCATTTCGAGCTGGGGGGCAAGAATCCGGTCGTAGTGTTCGACGACGCCGACCTCGACAAGGCGCTCGACGCCGTGGTCTTCATGATCTACAGCCTGAACGGGGAACGCTGCACCAGCTCCAGCCGCGTGCTCATCCAAGAGGGCATCTACGACGAGTTCACCGCCCGCATCGCCGAGCGGGCGCGGAACATCCGGGTGGGCGACCCCCTCGACCCCGACACCGAGGTTGGGCCGCTGGTTCACCCCCGCCATTTCGAGAAGGTCCTGTCCTACTTCGACAAGGCCCGCGAGGAAGGGGCCACCATCGCGGCGGGCGGCGGGCGGGTGGGCGGCGAGGGGAACTACGTCTCCCCCACCCTCTTTACCGGGGCACGCAACGACATGCAGATCAGCCAGGAGGAAATTTTCGGGCCGGTCCTGACCGCCATCCCCTTCACCGACGAGGCGGACGCCCTGGCCCTTGCCAACGACGTGAAATACGGGCTGGCCGGGTACCTGTGGACGAACGACCTCACGCGGGCGCACCGTTTCGCGCACGGGCTGGAAGCTGGGATGATCTGGGTGAACTCCGAAAACGTACGGCACCTGCCCACGCCCTTTGGCGGGGTGAAAAACAGCGGCATCGGGCGCGACGGCGGCGACTATTCCTTCGAGTTCTACATGGAGACGAAGAACATAGCGATTTCGCTGGGGACGCACAAGACGGCGCGGCTGGGCGTGGGGCAGGCGCCGAAGGTGGAGAAGGAGGTGGCGGAGGGGTGAGGGTCTTTAACGGTCAAGCTGCGCTTGACACCCCCCTCCCAGCCTCTGCAAGCAGCTCATACGAGTCCCCCGCAGGGGGGGAGGGGTTACAACGCCTCGGCTATTCGCTCCAGCACTCCGTTCAAGTTGGTGCGGACTTCGTTGTTCCAGAAGCGCAGAACGCGGAACCCTCGTGCGGTGAGTTCGGCGTCCCGCACGGCGTCATACTCTCTTCCGGCGTGCTGGCTCCCGTCCAGCTCAATGACGAGCTTTTTCTCCAGGCACACGAAGTCAGCGAAATAAAAGCCGAGCGCCTGCTGCTTGCGAAATGCCACGCCCAACTGACCCGCCCGCAAGCGACTCCACAACAACCGCTCCTCCGGCGTCATGGTGCGCCGCAACTCCCGCGCCCGCCTGTTCTGTTCCGACCGGGAAAACCTTTCCACGCGTGCAGCCTAAAACCCCTCCCCCCTTGCGGGGGAGGCTGGGAGGGGGGTGGCAGCCGGAGGCTGCCCCACGAAGGAGGCCCCCAATGACCCCAACCCCCCACACCGTCCTCCTCACCGGAGCCGCTGGACAGGTCGGTTCGGCCCTGCGCGAGGGCCTGCGCGGGCGCTTCCCCGTCCTGCGCCTGACCGACAACCGCGACCTGGGGGAGGCGCAGGCAGGCGAGGAGATCGTCTCCGCCGACCTCACCAACTTTGAAGAAGTCCGCGCCGCGATGGAAGGGGTGGACGCCGTGATCCACCTCGGCGGCATCGCGGACGAGCACACCTACGAGCGTATCCGCGACGTGAACGTGGACGGCACCTACCACGTCCTCGAAGCAGCGCGGCAGGCGGGCGTGCGGCGGGTGGCCTTCGCATCCTCCATCCACGCGGTCGGCTTCTATCCCCGCTCGGAGCAGATCGGGCCGGACGTGCCGGTGCGCCCCGACACCTACTACGGCGTCAGCAAGGTCTTCGGTGAGGCACTGGGCCGCATGTACTGGGAGCGGTACGACATCGAGTTTGTCGGCGTCCGCATCTGTTCTTTCCAACCCAAGCCGAAGGATGCCCGGCACCTCTCGACCTGGCTCAGCCCCCGTGACGCGGTACAGCTTTTTGAAAAGGCGGTCACTGTTCCCGACGTGGGCTTCCTGATCGTCGCGGGCATCAGCGGCAACACCCGCCGCTGGATGACCCCCGAAGGCTGGGACGTGCTGGATTACGTGCCCCAGGACGACGCCGAAGCCTATGCCGCCGAGGTGGAGCACATCCACGGTGACCCGCGAGACATCACCGAGCAGCGGCAGGGCGGCATTTTCGTGGACCCGGACTATCGGGGGCTGGCGGGGAAGGAGGGCTGATATGGCCGTGCTGGAGCATGTCGCCTTCAAGGCCAGGGACCTGGACCGCACTCAGGCTTTTTACGAGTTGCTCGGGGTGGAAACGTCCCTTCACGGAGCACGGCTGTTCGCCACCTTTCACGGCGGAACGCGGCTGATCTTCGACCGCAGCGAGACGGCCCCCGACGTACGCGCCGTGACCTACCTGGGCCTTGAACTGGACTCGTTTGACGAGGTGGACCGGCTGTTCGCCCGAATCTCCGGTCAGACCAGCATCCAGCGCGACATGCGCGAGCAGTACCGGCACGCCACCGGACCCTACGGCTTTTTCGTGACCGATCCCGACGGCTACGTCCTCAAAGTCTTCAAGTACCACGGCGCCGAAGAGGCGTAAGGAGGCACCCGCTATGGCAGCCATCACCGGACAGCAATTCCTCGACCGCCTGCGGAAGAATCCGCCCACCCTCTACATCGACGGGCAGCGGGTCGAGGACCCCACCACCCACCCCGCGACCCGCAACATGGCGCACTCGCTCGCGGGGCTGTATGACCTCCAGCACCAGCCGGAGCTGCGCGAGAAGCTCACCTACGAGGAGGGCGGCGAGCGCCACCCCATGAGCCTAATGGTGCCGCGCACCAAGGAGGACCTCGCCCGCATCGGGGAGGCGCACCGCCTCCGCGCGAACTACTCGCTGGGCTTCCTGGGCCGGGCGCCGGACTACATGAACGCCAACGTGATGGCGGCGGGCATGGGCGCGGGTTACTTCGCCAGTTGCGAGGTGGAGGGCGACCACCAGCCCGACTTCGCGGGCAACATGCGCCGCTACTACGAGTACGTGCGCGACCACGACCTGTGCCTGACGCACGCGCTGACCAACCCGCAGGTCAACCGCGCCAAGATGGCCTCCGAGATGCCCGACCCCTACATCGCGCTGGGGATTGTGGAGGAGCGCGAGGACGGCGTGGTCATGCGCGGCGCCCGCATGATGGCGACCCTGCCCATCGCGGACGAGATTCTGGTGTTTCCGTCCACCGTGCTTAAGGAGAACGCCGACAAGAGCCGCTATGCGATGGGCTTTGCCATCCCCACGAACGCGCCCGGCCTGAGCTTCCAGTGCCGCGAACCCTTCGACGTGGGCCGCGACCCCGAGGACCACCCGCTCGGCAGCCGCTTCGACGAGCAGGACGCCTTCGTGATCTTCGACGACGTGCTCGTGCCCTGGGAGCGCGTCTTCCTGCTGTACGACGTGGAACTGGCGAACAAGGCGTATGCCGCCACCGACGCCGTGCTGCACATGGCCTATCAGGTGGTCAACCTGAAGGTCG
Coding sequences within:
- a CDS encoding ABC transporter substrate-binding protein; this encodes MKHPRRTTRLLVTAALLASSSLAAAQIRVGVVVSSTGPAASLGIPEKNTVALLPQTIGGQKVTYTVLDDASDTTAAVTATRKLIQDNKVDVIIGTTTTPASLAMIDVVAEAKVPMISLAASETIIKPVDARRRWVFKTPQTDAIMANAIVAHMAQNRVKTVGYIGFNDAYGEGWLSELQRAAAARNIRVVAVEKYNRADTSVTGQILKIVAARPDAVLVGASGVPAVLPQKTLNDRGYAGKIYQTHGVANADFLRVGGKDVEGAILPAGPVLVADQLPSTNPTQRVGLAYTQAYERRFGQNSVSTFGAHMWDAGLILQKAIPAALKKAKPGTPQFRSALRDAIEGTRNVIGAHGIFNMSATDHLGLDARSRVMVQVVNGTWKMIK
- a CDS encoding helix-turn-helix domain-containing protein; amino-acid sequence: MRDTSPSSPELLALSGVATLLASLREAVTGPQPERELVTRLARLTGGRAEIRASWGDVVAVAGEAAGPEVTRRLSYGDASGERHVGSLTLAVPPEWAALLPVAVEYALLARLQAAAAGAARRRVGERTLDALLSGTVPEASLPDAEPIAVAVAAFARPPAPGSAARTAHAHALDVLAAVGEGYFLERGLPAHSTVRGDRAVWLWPTLDLAREARDLHAALLASTAQDVRLGVSAPHPGPRHARTAEGEARHALAATRQARGSTTYHAMDPLYALLADGSFAPLRGQVRSRLAALEDGGRIEATLRAYLAHSGPLPDLAARLHVHVNTLRYRLRRAEEVLGGSLRDPSVLARLYLAFEAEEKGSAAHR
- a CDS encoding fumarylacetoacetate hydrolase family protein, translated to MKYARFIAGGRALNGHLHDGHLIDAAGVAHDPDRVQFRLPVDPPKVIALALNYNDHAGELGLTQPSEPALFWKPNTTLLPHRGTVIYPRGAEFMHYEVELGVILGRDARRVKAKDAMDYVGGYTIGNDLVVRDYVTNTFRPPLRGKGWDTFGPLGPYYVTADEIADPHNLALTAHVNGELRQQGSTRDMIFSIPELIEHISRFMTLQKDDVILTGTPKGISHVHPGDVMRLEVEGLGVLENDIQEEDEGAEPIKGKEAKEGEWDGR
- the hpaE gene encoding 5-carboxymethyl-2-hydroxymuconate semialdehyde dehydrogenase, which gives rise to MTQTPPPAAQHPNHDLARELRESKLSGGLHHFIGGEWVDSKSGETFQTHTPTNNSALATVASGDATDIDRAARAAHDAFQTWREVSGAERRKILHKIADLIEKRSQEIAVLESVDTGQAIRFMKSAAARGAENFRFYADRAPGAQDGESLPAPGFLNYSIRQPIGPVGVITPWNTPFMLSTWKIAPALAAGCTVVHKPAEWSPVTATLLAEIMDEAGLPKGVHNLVHGFGESAGKALTEHPLIKAVAFVGETVTGSHIMRQGADTLKRVHFELGGKNPVVVFDDADLDKALDAVVFMIYSLNGERCTSSSRVLIQEGIYDEFTARIAERARNIRVGDPLDPDTEVGPLVHPRHFEKVLSYFDKAREEGATIAAGGGRVGGEGNYVSPTLFTGARNDMQISQEEIFGPVLTAIPFTDEADALALANDVKYGLAGYLWTNDLTRAHRFAHGLEAGMIWVNSENVRHLPTPFGGVKNSGIGRDGGDYSFEFYMETKNIAISLGTHKTARLGVGQAPKVEKEVAEG
- a CDS encoding endonuclease domain-containing protein yields the protein MERFSRSEQNRRARELRRTMTPEERLLWSRLRAGQLGVAFRKQQALGFYFADFVCLEKKLVIELDGSQHAGREYDAVRDAELTARGFRVLRFWNNEVRTNLNGVLERIAEAL
- a CDS encoding NAD(P)-dependent oxidoreductase — encoded protein: MTPTPHTVLLTGAAGQVGSALREGLRGRFPVLRLTDNRDLGEAQAGEEIVSADLTNFEEVRAAMEGVDAVIHLGGIADEHTYERIRDVNVDGTYHVLEAARQAGVRRVAFASSIHAVGFYPRSEQIGPDVPVRPDTYYGVSKVFGEALGRMYWERYDIEFVGVRICSFQPKPKDARHLSTWLSPRDAVQLFEKAVTVPDVGFLIVAGISGNTRRWMTPEGWDVLDYVPQDDAEAYAAEVEHIHGDPRDITEQRQGGIFVDPDYRGLAGKEG
- a CDS encoding VOC family protein; the protein is MAVLEHVAFKARDLDRTQAFYELLGVETSLHGARLFATFHGGTRLIFDRSETAPDVRAVTYLGLELDSFDEVDRLFARISGQTSIQRDMREQYRHATGPYGFFVTDPDGYVLKVFKYHGAEEA
- the hpaB gene encoding 4-hydroxyphenylacetate 3-monooxygenase, oxygenase component, translating into MAAITGQQFLDRLRKNPPTLYIDGQRVEDPTTHPATRNMAHSLAGLYDLQHQPELREKLTYEEGGERHPMSLMVPRTKEDLARIGEAHRLRANYSLGFLGRAPDYMNANVMAAGMGAGYFASCEVEGDHQPDFAGNMRRYYEYVRDHDLCLTHALTNPQVNRAKMASEMPDPYIALGIVEEREDGVVMRGARMMATLPIADEILVFPSTVLKENADKSRYAMGFAIPTNAPGLSFQCREPFDVGRDPEDHPLGSRFDEQDAFVIFDDVLVPWERVFLLYDVELANKAYAATDAVLHMAYQVVNLKVAKTEAFLGTAQSIVNAIGSGQFQHVQSKVAEIIVMLEIMKALEVAAVAGATVNEYGVMTPARGPLDAARNYYPAVYARLPELLQLLGASGIIMMPSKADREGPLGPQISKYLQAGNASAEDRLKLFRLAWDMSMSSFGGRQSLYEKFFFGDPVRMHSALYEVYNKQPYVERIGAFLSRSAKPEGVAADD